A window of Chloracidobacterium sp. N contains these coding sequences:
- a CDS encoding exonuclease SbcCD subunit D C-terminal domain-containing protein, translating to MRLLHTSDWHLGIGLGGYLREPEHRRFLAWLLDTLRNQSVDALLITGDIFDAANPPAAAQRLYYDFLAECHAALPALDIVIIGGNHDSAGRLDAPAELLSRFRVRVVGGFASQPDGKPDFGRLLVPLTSATGDVAAWCVAVPFLRPSDAGPAEDFRQGAQALYAQLFEAARQRRQPGQALIATGHAFMVGGQVSDTERPIECGGLYALPADIFPEDVAYAALGHLHRAQCVANRPNVRYSGSPLPLSFTERDYAHQVVLIELEGEHAARIEPLPIPRVRDLLRVPRQGAAPLAAVLDELRQLPTAPTATDRLPPLVEVYVQLDRPQPALKDDIERALNGVWAELARIELVHPQPDRAALPDGLSQNSHTNLTPEAMFRACYRAKHGSDPPEALEQAFHTLLQETLQEMAP from the coding sequence ATGCGCCTGCTGCATACGTCTGACTGGCACCTGGGCATAGGCTTGGGCGGGTATCTGCGGGAGCCGGAGCACCGTCGCTTTCTTGCATGGCTGCTGGACACGCTCAGGAACCAGTCCGTTGACGCCCTGCTCATCACCGGCGACATCTTCGATGCGGCCAACCCACCGGCGGCGGCGCAACGGCTCTACTACGACTTCCTGGCGGAATGCCACGCCGCGCTGCCGGCGCTGGACATCGTCATCATCGGCGGCAACCACGACTCCGCCGGCCGGCTCGATGCCCCGGCCGAACTGCTCAGCCGTTTCCGCGTGCGCGTCGTTGGCGGCTTCGCCAGCCAGCCGGACGGGAAACCCGATTTCGGGCGTCTGCTCGTCCCGCTGACCAGTGCCACGGGCGACGTGGCAGCCTGGTGTGTGGCCGTACCGTTCCTGCGTCCCTCCGATGCCGGGCCGGCAGAGGACTTCCGTCAGGGTGCGCAGGCGCTTTACGCACAGCTTTTTGAGGCCGCACGGCAGCGGCGTCAGCCAGGGCAAGCCCTCATTGCCACCGGACACGCCTTCATGGTCGGCGGACAGGTCTCCGACACTGAACGCCCAATCGAGTGTGGAGGTCTGTATGCCCTGCCGGCTGACATCTTCCCGGAGGATGTCGCCTACGCCGCACTCGGCCACCTGCACCGGGCACAGTGCGTCGCCAACCGCCCAAACGTGCGGTACAGCGGCTCACCACTTCCGCTGTCCTTCACCGAGCGCGACTATGCACACCAGGTCGTGCTCATCGAACTCGAAGGCGAGCATGCTGCGCGGATCGAGCCGCTTCCGATCCCACGGGTGCGTGATTTGCTGCGTGTGCCGCGCCAGGGGGCAGCGCCTCTCGCCGCCGTTCTCGATGAACTGCGCCAGCTTCCCACCGCGCCCACCGCAACCGACAGACTGCCGCCGCTGGTTGAGGTTTATGTCCAGCTTGACCGTCCGCAGCCAGCCCTGAAAGACGACATCGAACGTGCGCTGAACGGCGTCTGGGCCGAGCTGGCCCGGATTGAACTTGTCCACCCACAGCCGGACAGAGCCGCCTTGCCGGACGGTCTCTCACAAAACAGCCATACCAACCTCACGCCGGAAGCCATGTTTCGCGCCTGCTACCGGGCCAAGCATGGCAGTGACCCACCGGAAGCTCTGGAGCAGGCGTTTCACACGCTGCTTCAGGAAACCCTGCAGGAGATGGCGCCATGA
- a CDS encoding AAA family ATPase: MRILAIRGRHLASLTDFAMSLEHGLLGRAGLFAITGPTGAGKSTLLDALCLALYDRLPRIKRKQGGYQVPAGTADDVALPFTDCRHIIQRGQRDAYAEVDFLGCDNKRWRARWQVRVSQRKTSRQATGPRASEVELFELTTTDGTSPGNSIRKTEHGKEETLKLIRQKVGLSYEQFCRSVLLAQGDFAAFLKSSAEERASLLEAMTDTRLYTALSKAAHERAKREKEALEALKQQTGYLNPLPDEERCRIEAEREQRAAQCREIERQRSAYEQARQWYERHDALEAAFQKAKADHDAALQARHDTESQRAYLARLDQAHRLRPMYEDHLASDREQQQAARQVTETAARHGAACQHLDAARSRAEQAEKDLACAKAERTDWQPAIEAARELDVKLNQARQQVLEAEHQLEAARQQFQTQQQQLADTEQAQAQAAESLAQIGQWLEAHSHLQPVSDQHERWERDIRAYLEARTTLAQLEEQAARLTTDLQRGKTEMMHARQALQNAEAQLADDRQALQRATQHLEHLTRTQSPDARREARCRLDEQRATLNALHNLVEAAHKAERECAEAAQEAEAARTALDTLQHDDNQYVHQQAALETALTERLQELRLAEAAEELAARRPDLLAPGQPCPLCGSTEHPDADKPAPPGDLVARVRAEVEALQQQCAACSQVVLELERRMAAEETRLEAARQRHDRATQEKESRLADWAQQRSPNLPDSPLAPETRPMLDAASKRLAEEQRQLEAEEHACEAVRRQRDAAQQAVDRSQEQHRQAQETYRQAENALQQVRNALETCQTRYETYEQQLRRYVQELATVFSGTPNWQAQLDADADTFLKQAGNDATAWKANVQARQAATAQLQEIERRIAAHQSALAAAQTRLEQAEQDASARTAACQDLEMRRAAQLGGQSTEEFCRRLDDAIAQAERAFHDARQALAAAEREEAQATADHRAAEKRHREKATAAEAARQALDAGLTEAGLSEAELNDLLAVSEAEQQQLREHIAALDERVRQTATVLDTRWKELEAHQASAPPDISREDIQANLPALAEQLRNQHQTIGALDEKLRQDAETRQRQAALAAEIEAQEKIYRHWADLDDVIGAADGKTFRLFVQDLQFQTLLGHANDYLRRLRQRYRLQSVKGASLELQVLDHDLADTVRPISTLSGGETFLVSLALALGLAAMSANKVTVKSLFIDEGFGTLDPQSLEAALGMLDELQATGCQIGIISHIPELAERIGYRIAVTPNGRGTSQVAVLA, translated from the coding sequence ATGAGAATTCTCGCCATTCGCGGTCGTCATCTCGCCTCACTGACGGACTTCGCTATGTCCCTCGAACATGGACTGCTGGGGCGCGCCGGGCTGTTCGCCATCACGGGTCCGACCGGAGCCGGCAAAAGCACCCTGCTCGACGCGCTGTGTCTGGCGCTCTATGACCGCCTGCCCCGGATCAAGCGCAAACAAGGCGGCTACCAGGTTCCGGCCGGTACGGCCGATGATGTGGCGCTACCGTTTACCGACTGCCGGCACATCATCCAGCGCGGACAGCGCGACGCCTACGCCGAGGTGGACTTCCTTGGGTGCGATAACAAACGCTGGCGTGCGCGCTGGCAGGTAAGAGTGTCGCAGCGCAAAACCTCCCGGCAGGCGACCGGACCGCGTGCATCGGAAGTCGAGTTGTTTGAACTGACCACAACGGACGGCACATCACCGGGAAACAGCATCCGCAAAACCGAACACGGCAAGGAAGAAACCCTCAAGCTCATCAGGCAGAAAGTTGGCTTGAGCTACGAGCAGTTCTGCCGGTCGGTCCTGCTGGCACAGGGTGACTTTGCCGCCTTTCTCAAATCCAGCGCCGAAGAACGCGCCAGCCTGCTTGAAGCCATGACCGATACCCGGCTCTACACGGCACTTTCCAAAGCCGCCCACGAGCGGGCCAAACGCGAAAAGGAAGCGCTGGAAGCGCTGAAACAACAGACGGGCTACCTCAATCCCCTTCCCGATGAGGAACGCTGCCGGATAGAAGCCGAACGGGAGCAACGTGCCGCGCAGTGCCGGGAAATTGAACGGCAACGCAGCGCCTACGAGCAGGCGCGGCAGTGGTATGAACGGCATGACGCCTTGGAAGCCGCTTTTCAGAAAGCAAAAGCCGATCATGACGCGGCTCTTCAGGCGCGTCATGATACCGAAAGCCAGCGTGCGTACCTTGCCCGCCTTGACCAGGCGCATCGGCTGCGTCCCATGTATGAAGACCACTTGGCGTCTGACCGGGAGCAACAGCAGGCAGCGCGACAGGTTACTGAAACAGCCGCGCGTCATGGCGCAGCCTGCCAGCACCTTGATGCCGCCCGCAGCCGCGCGGAACAGGCTGAAAAAGACCTTGCCTGTGCCAAGGCCGAGCGCACGGACTGGCAGCCGGCCATCGAAGCAGCGCGCGAACTCGATGTGAAACTTAATCAGGCCCGGCAGCAGGTTTTGGAAGCCGAACACCAACTCGAAGCAGCCAGGCAGCAGTTTCAGACGCAACAGCAGCAACTTGCGGATACCGAACAGGCGCAGGCACAGGCTGCGGAGTCCCTTGCCCAAATCGGCCAGTGGTTGGAAGCCCATTCGCACCTCCAGCCTGTCTCTGACCAGCATGAGCGTTGGGAACGCGACATCAGAGCTTATCTGGAGGCCCGAACCACACTGGCGCAACTGGAAGAACAGGCAGCCAGACTGACCACCGACCTCCAGCGCGGCAAAACCGAAATGATGCATGCTCGCCAGGCGCTTCAGAACGCGGAAGCACAGCTTGCGGACGACCGGCAGGCATTGCAACGCGCCACCCAGCACCTTGAACATCTCACTCGCACCCAATCGCCCGACGCACGGCGTGAGGCACGCTGCCGGCTTGATGAGCAACGCGCGACACTGAATGCACTCCACAATCTGGTTGAAGCGGCCCACAAAGCTGAACGCGAATGTGCGGAAGCCGCGCAGGAAGCGGAAGCGGCCCGAACGGCGCTGGACACCTTGCAGCACGACGACAACCAATATGTGCACCAGCAGGCCGCGCTGGAAACTGCACTCACCGAACGCCTTCAGGAACTCCGTCTGGCGGAGGCCGCCGAGGAGCTGGCCGCCCGCCGTCCCGATTTGCTTGCTCCCGGTCAGCCCTGCCCGCTTTGCGGCTCCACTGAACATCCCGACGCCGACAAACCGGCCCCGCCCGGTGATCTCGTCGCCCGTGTCAGAGCCGAAGTCGAAGCCCTCCAACAGCAGTGCGCTGCCTGCTCGCAGGTTGTACTGGAACTGGAACGCAGGATGGCGGCTGAAGAAACCCGGCTGGAGGCCGCGCGCCAGCGCCATGACAGGGCAACGCAGGAAAAAGAAAGCCGCCTGGCAGACTGGGCACAGCAACGGAGTCCAAACCTGCCCGATTCACCACTGGCGCCGGAAACCAGGCCGATGCTCGACGCGGCTTCCAAACGGCTCGCAGAAGAACAACGCCAGCTTGAAGCGGAAGAACACGCATGTGAAGCCGTGCGCCGGCAACGGGATGCGGCACAACAGGCCGTTGACCGAAGCCAGGAACAACACCGCCAGGCACAGGAAACGTACCGGCAGGCTGAAAATGCCCTGCAACAGGTGAGAAATGCCCTGGAGACATGCCAAACCAGGTATGAAACCTACGAACAGCAACTTCGCCGGTACGTTCAGGAACTCGCCACGGTCTTTTCGGGCACCCCCAACTGGCAGGCGCAACTTGACGCCGACGCCGACACTTTTCTCAAACAGGCCGGAAACGACGCCACCGCATGGAAAGCCAACGTTCAGGCCCGACAGGCAGCCACGGCGCAACTTCAGGAAATCGAACGCCGGATAGCTGCCCACCAATCCGCCCTTGCCGCGGCACAAACCCGGCTGGAGCAGGCTGAACAGGACGCCTCTGCCAGAACGGCCGCATGCCAAGACCTTGAGATGCGCCGCGCCGCGCAGCTTGGCGGCCAATCTACCGAAGAATTCTGCCGGAGACTCGATGATGCCATAGCGCAGGCCGAACGCGCTTTCCATGACGCGCGTCAGGCGCTTGCCGCCGCCGAACGTGAGGAAGCCCAGGCCACGGCTGATCACCGGGCGGCTGAGAAACGTCACCGCGAAAAAGCCACGGCGGCTGAAGCCGCCCGCCAGGCGCTCGATGCCGGACTGACCGAAGCCGGCCTGTCTGAAGCGGAGCTGAATGACCTGCTGGCTGTTTCCGAAGCCGAACAGCAGCAACTGCGGGAGCATATCGCGGCGCTCGATGAGCGGGTCAGACAGACGGCAACCGTGTTGGACACCAGGTGGAAGGAACTCGAAGCCCACCAGGCGTCAGCACCACCGGACATCAGTCGGGAGGACATCCAGGCAAATCTTCCGGCCCTTGCAGAGCAGCTCCGCAACCAGCACCAGACCATTGGGGCGCTGGATGAAAAGCTCAGGCAGGATGCGGAGACCCGCCAACGCCAGGCGGCGCTGGCCGCGGAGATTGAGGCGCAGGAAAAGATTTACCGCCACTGGGCCGATCTGGATGACGTCATTGGCGCAGCCGACGGCAAAACCTTCCGCCTGTTCGTCCAGGACCTTCAGTTCCAAACCCTGCTCGGCCACGCCAACGATTATCTGCGGCGGCTGCGCCAGCGGTATCGCCTGCAGTCCGTCAAGGGTGCCAGTCTGGAACTCCAGGTACTCGACCACGACCTGGCCGATACCGTACGCCCGATCAGCACGCTTTCGGGCGGCGAGACCTTTCTGGTTTCACTGGCGCTTGCCCTGGGATTGGCGGCGATGTCGGCCAACAAGGTCACGGTCAAATCCCTTTTCATAGACGAAGGTTTTGGCACGCTCGATCCCCAGTCGCTTGAAGCCGCACTGGGCATGCTGGACGAACTGCAAGCCACCGGGTGCCAGATTGGCATCATTTCCCACATCCCGGAACTTGCCGAGC